ATAAACCGGCAGGCGTGCCGAACAGCTCATCCATGGTGCCACAAAGATTGTCACCAGCCGCTCCTTCGCGGAGTCGATGGTGCGGGTGGCCATCACGCCGGGAATGGCGCACGCATAGGAGCTGAAAAGGGGAAGGAAGGCCTTGCCGCTCAGGCCGGCCTTGCCCATCAGGCCATCCATCATGAAAGCCGCGCGGGCCATGTAGCCGGAACTCTCCAGCAGGCCGATGAAGAAGAAGAGCAGGACGATCTGAGGCAGGAAGACCACCACGCTGCCGACACCGCCGATGATGCCATCCACGATCAGGCTGCGCAGGTCACCATCGGCCATCGATTCGGTGACCTTGTCCGAAAGGAGCCCCTGAAGGCTTTCGATCCATCCCATGGGGATCGAGGCGAAGGAGAAGATCGACCAGAAGATCAGGAGCATGATCCCGACGAAGGCGATCCATCCGATGACCGGATGAAGCAGCCAGCGGTCGAGCTTGTCGGAAATCGTCGAGGTGTGGCCATCCGGACGGCGCGCGGCGACCATGCACATTTGGAGCACGCGGGCGCGGCGGCGTTCGCCAAGCTGATCTTCCGGCCCACTCTTCCATGGCGCAGCGGCCACGGGAGGGAAGGGATGACGGAGAGCTTGCTTCAGCTCGATGATGCCCTTGCCGGCATTGGCTTGGATCGGCACCACCGGCACGCCGAGTTCTTCGGAAAGCTTTGCTGGATCCAGACGGAGTCCCGCGCTCTCCGCGACGTCCACCATATTCAGCGCGACGACCACCGGCACGCCGGTCTCGATCACCTGGAGGGTGAGCACCAGATGGCGTTCGAGGTTCGAGGCATCCACCACGCAGAGCACCAGATCCGGGCGCGGTTCGCCCTCCTGCTCGCCCATCAGGGTCTTGCGCGCGATCTCTTGGTCAGGGCTTCCGCCGTCCAGTGAGTAGCAGCCGGGAAGGTCGACCACGCGCAGCTTGGTGCCGTGTGGCGTGAACATCTCCCCGGACTTCCTTGCCACGGTGACGCCGGCGTAATTACCGACGTGCTGGGCAGACCCGGTGAGGGCGTTGAAGAGCGTGGTTTTCCCGGCGTTGGGATTGCCGGCGAGGGCGACGGTTTCGAGTGAACCGGACATTGGAAAATCAAGCGACGGCCACCATCACTTGGGCGGCCAGTTCGCGGCTAAGGGCGAGGCGGGTGCCACAAACGGAACAAATCAAATTCCGGCCATCCGCCAATTTCCTGACCTGCAGTGTTTCGCAAAAACCGAGGTCGCGCAGTTCGTCGCAAGCAGGGCCGGTGAGCAACTTGATCTGGAAATCACAGCCGACTTTCGCCTGGCTCAAGCTGAGCAGGCTGTCCGCTTGGAGATCGTTGGCCTTCGCGAGCGACATCGCCGTTAGGCTCCTGCAATTGAGACAGGTTTGCAACAAGAATTACCTCTCCAAGAATCGCTGCTTCTCCTGCTCCAGCTTGAAACAGGATGCTTTTTCGCCGGTTTTCTGATAGGAATTCTGCGGTTGCGGAAGGACTCTCCCAGCGCAGATTCGCAAAACAGGGGAAGGGCTGCGCAATACCTCATTCACTTTTGCCATGATTTCGCACTGAATCGACCTATTCATGACGGTTTCTGCACCTACTCTCACGGACATTCCCGTTGCCTGCGTCCCGGTTCTCGATGCCGGATTCCTTCCCGCCGTGCTTTGGAACAAGGCCTATCGTGCCCTTGCCCGGGACATCGCCGGGTCGCGCACGCTTGAGCTGGCCTTGGTGAGGCAGGATGGAACCGCTTTCCGCTGGAACTCTCCACTGCTGCCGGATGAGCCGGCCCATGCTCCTGCCACCCTCCATTATGTCGAGCGGGTGCTGAAGTTCCTGCTTTGGCAGAAGGGCGGCAGCCGGGTGCTGATTGCCGGCGCTCCGGAGCTGGTGCCCGCGCTGGCTGCCATCTACGCTCCGGGTGGTGCCCGCGCTTTTGACAGCGAGTTTATCGGCAAGAAGATCTTTGGTGAGCCCTTGAGCTTTGAGTCTGTGGATGCGGCCGCGCTGGCAGCCGAATCCGGTGATGCGATCGCTCTCGGGCGCCACCTCGGCGGTTGCCGCATCGGCTTCGATTTGGGCGGATCCGACCGTAAGTGCGCGGCGATGATCGACGGGGAAGTGGTGTTCTCGGAGGAAATCGTTTGGGATCCCTATTTTCAGAGCGACCCGGCCTATCACATCGAGGGGGTGCAGGACTCCCTGACGCGCGCCGCAGCGCATCTGCCACGGGTCGATGCCATTGGTGGCAGCTCTGCGGGCGTTTATGTGAATAACGAGGTGCGCGCGGCTTCGCTCTTCCGTGGCGTGAGCGAGTCGGATTTCGAAGCCCGCATCCGCCGGATGTTCTTTGAATTGAAGGACCGTTGGAACGGCATCCCTTTCGAGGTGGTGAATGACGGGGAGGTGACCGCTCTGGCGGGCTCGATGTCTCTGAATGAAAACGCCGTGCTCGGCGTGGCCATGGGCACCAGCGAGGCCGCTGGCTATGTCGATCCGAATGGCTCGATCCGCCCTTGGCTCAATGAGCTGGCCTTTGCTCCCGTTGATTACCGCGAAAATGGCCCGAAGGACGAGTGGAGCGGCGACGAGGGTTGTGGCGTCCAGTTTTTCTCGCAGCAGGGCGTAGCCCGCTTGGCGAAAGCTGCAGGATTCGAATTCGGCACCATGCCTTTTCCGGAGCAGCTTGTCGAAGTCCAGAAGGCGATGAAAGCCGGCGATGAGCGCGCCCGGAAGATCTATCAGACGATCGGTACCTGCTTCGGCTATGCCATCGCCCACTACGCGGACTTCTATGAAATCCGGAATCTTCTGATCCTCGGTCGCGTGACCTCCGGGGAAGGGGGCACGATCATCATTGAGGAAGCGGAAAAGGTGCTGGCCAGTGAGTTCCCGGACCTGAGCATCAAGCTCGTGGTGCCGGACGAGAAGACCAAACGCCACGGACAGGCAGTCGCTGCCGCGAGCCTCGCCGCTGTTTAAGCTGCGGTTCGAAAATTCAATTTTGGGGGAGAGCCTCCTCCGGAGCGCGGCGGGAATCGTCGCGTCCCCGGGGAGGCTTCATTTTGTGGATCGGGAGCTCTCCCGGAGTTGGCGTGAAAGGCGGCTCTAACAGTGATCTCTAGCAAGGATGCAACCCTTCGCGGTCGTCCAAGTGGGCTGTTAGACGGTGCCGGAGCCGGGCGAAAAAAAAGCACCGGTCCCCGCGGACCGGTGCTCAACCGAATTACCTAGAAAACCAGTTGCTTCAGAAGAAGGTGCGGAAACCGAAGAGGTAGGTCAGGGCATCCACTTGGCCGTTGCCGACTCCCGGGGTGGAAAGGTGGGAGTATTCCACACCCGCCTGCACCTTCAGGTTGTCGCCGCAGATCAGGTAGTTGAGACCCGCGTAAACGGTGTGCAGCTCGTCGCCGCGGCCGCCATTGACGATGTTCGGGTTGCCGCCGCCCCCGTAGTTGGTGGCACGGACGTAGCGGCTGTTCAGGCGGACGCCTTGGTCTTCCTCGGCCCCGGCGTAGGTGTATTGCACCACGGCCTGGAGCTTCGCGGGAACGATCCAATAGTAAGGAGTGGCCACGAAGCCCCAGAAGCTGCCGCGGCGGGCTGCGTTGGACTGCATTTCGGAGCCGCCATTGTCGCCCAGGAAGCCTTCTACGTTCACGCCGCCGTTACCGATGGCATATTCGGCGGAGAGGGTGGTGGCCCAGCGGTAGTCGAGCAGCGAGTCCTCGTTCGCCAGACGCTCGTCGGCGTTGTTGTAGATGAGTTCCCAGCCAATGCGGAGGTCGTCGGTAGCGCTGTAGATGAGCTCCGCGTTATACATCAGGCCATCGTTCCAGCCGCCCCAGCCTTCGACGTTGCCGCTGTCGACACCGAACTCGTCGGTGCCTTCATCGGTGCTGTAGATGCCGAGCACGGCATTCACCGGGCCCTTCACCGCATTCACGAACACGCCCGTCGGGCGCGCGCTCTGGTAAAGCTTGTTGGAGATTGCGGAACGCTCGACCGTGAGGAGGGCGTTGGAGGAAGTGCGGGCTTCCAAGCCGCCGTGCCACTTGATGCGGCCGACGTTCACCGTAAGCACGTCGAGGTTCGACAGGCTGAAGGCCTTCAGCGCGTCGAAGGTGAAATAGGATTCGTCGAAGTCGACATAGTCGTATTCGAGATCGCCGCCATTGAAGCGCTGGTCATCCACGAGGTTCACCACACCCTTGTAGGCGAAGTAGTTGAGGAATCCGATCTTGGCACCCAGGCGGAAGCGGCGGGCGTCCGTGTAGTCTTCGCTGAAATCCTGGCCGTTGGTTCCCTCGCCATCCACGTAGGCGGCGTTCCAGTGATAGCGGCCTTCGAAGACGATGCTCTGGATGACCGGGTTTTCCGGGATGCCCTTGATCGTCCCCGGCTTGCTCGAGAGCCAGGTGCAGAAATCAAAATCCTGGAACATCGATCCGCTTTCGGCGGGTGCGGGTTCGACTGCCGGTTCACCGGCGAATGCGATGCTGGAAAGTCCGCAGGCGACGACGGCTGCGGTCTTCAATCGGATGGTATGGTGTTTCATGGTATCGAAGGCAGGGCCCTGATGAATGCTTGGGGCATCAGCAAGGCCGCGGAAATCCAGCGAATGTGACGGTGACGTGACAGAATGGGATTGTGACACTCCCGTCACATCCATCGTCAGCCATGCATCCGCTTGATTTCCAGCTGTCCGACCCTTTGTCCGCTAAAGGGGTTTGCGGGGTTTCGTGACAAACCTGTCACAGAGCGCCGGTGGACGTTTGTGACGTTGCTGGCATCCATGCCGTCGAGCGCCATTCGTGGCGTCGAAATCCATCTACATCCAATGCGCAACACCATTCGATTCGCCGCCGCCAGCCTCTTTGCAGGAGCCATGCTCGCTGCCACCGCCGGCGCCCAGACCATCAGCATCAAGGGTTCCGATACCCTCGGTGCCAAGCTCGTCCCGCAACTTGCCGAGAGCTTCAAATCGAAGAACGGCGGGGTGAAGTTCGAGATCGCCGCGGAAGGTTCTTCCACCGCTTTCCCTGCCCTTGCCAACGGCACGGCCCAAATCGGCATGTCTTCCCGCAAGGCCAAGTCCGACGAAATCACCGCCGCCCGCGCCAAGGGCATCAAGCTCAACGAAGTTGAAGCCTGCCATGACATGATCGTGGTCGTCGTCAACAAGTCGAATCCGGTCAAGCAGCTCACCAAGGATCAAGTCGCCAAGATCTTCACCGGCGCGGTGAAGGACTGGAGCGAAGTGGGCGGTGCCCCGGGACCGATCTCCATCTACACCCGCAACACGTCTTCCGGCACCTACAAGGACTGGCAGACCCTTGCCATGAAGGGCAAGAACTACGCTGGCAGCTCCCAGAAGCTCGCCGGTAACGAGCAGATCGCCGAAGAAGTTTCCAAGAACAAGAACGGCATCGGTTATGTCGGCCTCGCCTACTCCAAGAAGGGTGGCATCCAGCCGGTGAAGATCGACGGCGTGGAGCCGGTGGCTGCCAATGCCAAGAAGTATGCCTACAGCCGCGCTTGCTACTTCTACGTCCCGGAGAATGCCGATGCGACCACCAAGTCCTTCGTTGATTTCGCCATCAGCAAGGACGGCCAGAAGATCGCCGAAAACCTTGGGTTCGTTCCGAATCACTAAGGCTTCCTGTCGAATTTGACACTCAATCCCGGCGCGGTTTGCTCCCGCCGGGATTGCCATTTCCGCGACCGCCCTTCACGTTCGCCCCGATCGCCTGCGCATGTCGGAATCCTCGTCTTCCACACAAGTCCCCCTCGGTCATCCCTTTCGTCGGAAGGGGCGCGGAACCGACGGCCTGATCAAATCATTCTTTGCGGGTAATGCCGGTCTCACGATCGTCATCCTGATTTTGATCATCGTCTTCCTGGTTCGCGAGGGTGCCGGTTTCTTCCCGGCTTACCGAACGGAGCTCGAGCTCTACCGCAAGGCGGGACTGGAGTTCGTGGACATCCCGCGGAAGGATCTGGAGGCCCATGAGCAGATGAGCTCGCTGCTGAACCGGGCCTACTATGCTCAAGTTAATGATGCCTGCCGCCGCGAGTTCCAGCGCTCGCAGGAAGCTTCCGCCCTCATGACTTATGTCGGCGAAGGCGTGGCACCGGCCCAAAGCGCACTCCAGCGCGTGGCCGAAGGAGCAGGGGAGAATGGAATCCCCCCCGAACTCCAAAAATCTCTCACCGACAAATACAAGCAGCTCCTCGAAGAAGCACTCGCTGGGAAACGTGGTGAAGGCTTGCCGCCGACGCCTCACCTCACAAACGAGGAGCGTGAAGGCCTTCTGGCCGCACTCCGGTCCCGCGACCCGCTTTCCACCGATGACCCGCCTCTTGTCACCACGCTGCAAGAGGAGCTCTCCACCCGGCAGGCTGCCGCTGCCGAACCTCTTTCCGCCTTTCGCGAGGTGATCGATGCCTTCGCGGAAACCTCTTCCACCCTCGATGCCGTCGTTTCCGAAAGTGGTGATCTGGTGAAGGCCACCAAGGAAGCCGCAACGCTTCACGAAATCGAGACCACCAAGCGTGCCACCCTGCTCGCTGCCGCGGCCAAGACCAAGGACGCCGCTGCCAAGGCCCAGCTAGAGCTGGAAGCGGAGGAAGCCGTCACCACCGAGCCCGTGGATTTCAAGACCTCGCTCGCTCCCGTGCTCGCCCGCCTGCCGGAGATCCGCCAGGCAAATGCCGCGATGCAGGCCTCTGCCGCGGAGATCGAATCGAAGCTCCCGGCGAAGCTCGAAGACGGAAAGGCGGACCGCTATCTCTCCACCTTCCGCAAGGCCCTTCCCGAATATAACCGGGAACTGGGCGACACCATCGCGCAGGCCGAAGCTTGGAAGAGCGACAAGCCCGTGGGCCTCTGGGCCACCATCACCGGCTTCATCACCGGCCGCGATTGGATCACCGGCGGTGAATGGCAGGACTTCTACGGCATCGTGCCGCTCTTCGCAGGTTCGGCGATCATCGCCTTGATCGCGCTGGCGCTGGCAATTCCCCTCGGCGTTGGCGCCGCGGTTTACACCAATCAGCTCGCCGGACGCCGCCAGCAGAATTTCATCAAGCCAACCATCGAGTTCCTCCAGGCGATTCCCTCGGTCGTGCTTGGCTTCCTCGGCATCGCGGTGCTTGGCACCGTGCTTCAGGAGACCTCGATGAAGGATGCATTTTCCTGGGTCCCCGGTTTCCCCATCCAGCAGCGCCTGAACATGTTCACCGCCGGATGTTTGCTGGGTCTCATGGCGATCCCGACGATCTTCTCGCTTTCCGAAGACGCGCTGAACAACGTCCCCTCCGCCTTTGCCGAAGCATCTGACGCCTTGGGTGCATCGAAGCTCCAGACCGTGTTCCGCGTGGTCTGTCCCGCCGCGATCTCGGGCATCCTCGCCGCGGTACTTCTCGGCCTCGGCCGCGTGATCGGGGAAACGATGGTGGTGCTTCTCGTCGCCGGTAACCGCATCGAGATACCCGATTTCACCGAGGGACTCGGGGTCTTCTTCCAGCCCGCGCACACGCTGACGGGCATCATCGCCCAGGAACTTGGCGAAGTGCCCTTCGGCAGCGTCCACTACCGCGCGCTCTTCGTTGTCGGCATGGTGCTCTTCATCATCGTGCTCGGCATCAACTGGACCGCCCAGCGCCTCCTTCACAAATTCCGCATCGGCCACGACTGATGGACAATCCAGAACAACTCATCCGCAAGGGCGTCCATCACGAGGCGCTGAAGGAGAATGCCGTGAAAGGCTTCCTCGGCGGCCTCACCTGGGGCATCGTGATCATCGCGCTGCTTATCTTCGGGCGCATCTGTTGGGACGGCCTGCCGGTCCTTCTGAAGCCGGAGTTTCCTTTCGTCGATGTCGCCTTCCTCACGGAGAAAACTCAGACGCTCCACGTCTTCGACGACTCTGCCGGCACGCGCTTCAGCCTGCCTGCCACCGAGTATCACGCGTGGGTGGACAAGAATGGAGCCGAGGCGGTCTTCAACGAACAAACCTATGCCTACTCCGGTGGTGGTATCGCGGGCCCGATTGTCGGCACCGCCTTGCTGACCCTGGTGAGTATCGTACTCGCACTCTTCTTCGGGGTCGCCGCGGCCATCTACCTCAGCGAGTATGCGAAGCAGGGACGCTTCATCAATCTGGTGCGTCTCGCGATCCTGAATCTCGCGGGTGTACCCTCGATCGTCTTCGGCCTCTTCGGCTTCGCGGTCTTCGTGCTCGCCGCCCCGGTGTTCACGGACACCCCTTCGGACCGCAGCTTGTTCGCCATCCCTCTCGGCTTCACCTACTTCAGTTTCCAGGGTTGGAACTCCTCGCTGATCGCGGGCTCCGCTACCTTGGCCTGTATGATCCTGCCGGTGATCATCACCGCATCGGAGGAATCCTTGAAAGCCGTGCCACAAGGGTTCCGCGAGGCCTCGCTCGCCCTGGGTGCCACGCGCTGGCACACCATCCGCAAGTGCGTGCTGCCCTTCGCCCTGCCCGGCATCCTGACGTCCTCGGTGCTTTCGCTCGCACGCGCCGCGGGTGAAACGGCACCCATCATGTTCACCGCCGCCGTGGCCGCGAAGGATACCTTCCCGTGGGAAGGGGATGGAGGCTTCTTCGGCGTCTTCCAGAGCCAGGTGCAGGCGCTGCCTTACCATATCTACACGCTGGCCGCGCGCATCCCGACCTCCGAATACACGGAGCGCGCCCAGTATGGTTCGGTCTTTGTCTTCCTGGTGATGATCTTCATGTTCTCCACCCTTTCGATCATTCTCCGCAACCGCGTCCGCGCGAAGCTCAAATGGTAAACGGATCCCCCACGAACGGCACCCCGGCGATCGCGATCGATCAACTCCGTTTCAATTACGGGGAGAAGCAGGTCTTGCACGACATCAGCCTGGACATCCAGTCCCGCGAGATCACCGCCTTCATCGGCCCCTCCGGCTGCGGCAAGTCCACGCTGCTCCGCTGCCTGAACCGCATCAATGACCGGATCCCCGGTGCCCGGATTACCGGTGGCGCTATCAAGATCGCGGGCATCGATATTTCCCGGCCGGATCTCGATATCCAGGTGCTTCGCCGCCGCGTCGGCATGGTCTTCCAGAAATGGAATCCCTTCCCGAAGTCGATCTACGACAACATCGCTTACGGCCTGCGCATCCATGGCGAGAAGAATTCCAAGGTGCTCGATGAGCGCGTGGAATACTGCCTGCGCGTGGTGGCTCTCTGGGATGATGTGAAAGACCGCCTGCACTCCAGTGCCTTCGGTCTTTCCGGCGGCCAGCAGCAGCGTCTCTGCATCGCCCGCACTATCGCGACCAAGCCGGATATCATCCTCATGGATGAGCCCTGCTCGGCGCTCGATCCGCTTTCCACCTTGAAGGTCGAGGAACTCCTCCTGGAGCTGAAAAAAAACTACACCATCGTCATCGTCACCCACAACTTGGCACAGGCCAGCCGGTGTTCTGACAGGACTGCCTTCTTTTACCTCGGCAAGCTGATCGAATTCGGGGAGACGCAGAAGATGTTCTCGAATCCGACGGTAAAGCAGACCGAGGCCTACGTCTCGGGTGCTTTCGGTTGATTCAAGGCGGCAACGGTGTCTCACGAATTATCTCGCCCAGTGCCGCAAAGAGAAATTGGGGAACGAAGAGGAGTGTTGCCATTGAGAGCAAAAGGCACCCGCTCGCGGCGATGAGAATCATTGCCCTCTTGCGGGTAAACGAAGACGCAAGGGCAAAGAGACCGGAACTACATAGGACAAGGGCAGGAACCAAAGCTCCTCTCATCGTCAAGGTGCTCATCAGGAGGTCACCCCTTGCTCCAAGCTTCTCGGCCATCGTTCCGAATCTCGCGAGGGCAGGCACGAAATAGGCGGCTGTCGCGAAAGCGCCAAGACCGGCGGCAATGGCGAAGCCGCGGGTAAGCTTGCCGGGAGCTGTGATCGCGATCTTCCCTGCGTCGGAAGCCGGTGGCGCGTAAGGGGTGTGCACGGAACAAGCGCTATCTTCTGCGCTAAAGCCGGTCAATGGGCCTCACCATTGGAATGGTTACCCATTGCAGAACCACGTCAGGCATTGCCGGATGCCACCTCCGGAGACGCGGCCGCGGCGTCGATCCGTCCCTCGCAATCCCTTCTGCATCATGCCTTGTCGCTCATCCGCTTTGACGGGCACGGCTCCTGCGAAAGGCGGCAGTATCATGAAAACCGAAAAACTTTCCTCAAAACACGATCTTCACGGAGTCCGCGTCGCGGTCCTCGCCACCGATGGCTTCGAGCAATCCGAACTTATGGTCCCCGTCGATGCCTTGGAGAGTTGCGGGGCTCGCGTGGATATCATCACGCCGGAGGGTGACGGGATCCGCGGCTGGGATGAAGAGAATTGGGGGCAAATCATTGCCGCGGATCACTCCCTTGATGACGTCGCTCCGGAGGACTACCACGCGCTCCTCCTTCCCGGCGGCGTCCTGAATTCAGATGCTCTCCGCATGCTTCCCGACGCTCGCGAGTTCGTCTCTTGGTTTTTCAAGGACGACAAGC
This portion of the Luteolibacter luteus genome encodes:
- the feoB gene encoding ferrous iron transport protein B, which encodes MSGSLETVALAGNPNAGKTTLFNALTGSAQHVGNYAGVTVARKSGEMFTPHGTKLRVVDLPGCYSLDGGSPDQEIARKTLMGEQEGEPRPDLVLCVVDASNLERHLVLTLQVIETGVPVVVALNMVDVAESAGLRLDPAKLSEELGVPVVPIQANAGKGIIELKQALRHPFPPVAAAPWKSGPEDQLGERRRARVLQMCMVAARRPDGHTSTISDKLDRWLLHPVIGWIAFVGIMLLIFWSIFSFASIPMGWIESLQGLLSDKVTESMADGDLRSLIVDGIIGGVGSVVVFLPQIVLLFFFIGLLESSGYMARAAFMMDGLMGKAGLSGKAFLPLFSSYACAIPGVMATRTIDSAKERLVTIFVAPWMSCSARLPVYLVLVPLLLGSEGGWTQAVVFFGIYVLGTLTALVVARILRGKLGPDEVKKHFMLELPPYRWPQWSYVFRHVGGRAWAFLQKAGTVIFAICIVLWAIQTYPKSGSDDPAEQLDHSILGRVGHITEPLVRPLGLDWRGGTAILTSFAAREVFVSSMTQLFHVEEGESDEQTWTSLRSRLSEEKWPDGRPMFGIPAVISLLVFFIYALQCLPTSAVVARESGSWKWAVGQFLFMSVFAWVAAFIAYRIALLFF
- a CDS encoding FeoA family protein — protein: MSLAKANDLQADSLLSLSQAKVGCDFQIKLLTGPACDELRDLGFCETLQVRKLADGRNLICSVCGTRLALSRELAAQVMVAVA
- a CDS encoding ROK family protein yields the protein MTVSAPTLTDIPVACVPVLDAGFLPAVLWNKAYRALARDIAGSRTLELALVRQDGTAFRWNSPLLPDEPAHAPATLHYVERVLKFLLWQKGGSRVLIAGAPELVPALAAIYAPGGARAFDSEFIGKKIFGEPLSFESVDAAALAAESGDAIALGRHLGGCRIGFDLGGSDRKCAAMIDGEVVFSEEIVWDPYFQSDPAYHIEGVQDSLTRAAAHLPRVDAIGGSSAGVYVNNEVRAASLFRGVSESDFEARIRRMFFELKDRWNGIPFEVVNDGEVTALAGSMSLNENAVLGVAMGTSEAAGYVDPNGSIRPWLNELAFAPVDYRENGPKDEWSGDEGCGVQFFSQQGVARLAKAAGFEFGTMPFPEQLVEVQKAMKAGDERARKIYQTIGTCFGYAIAHYADFYEIRNLLILGRVTSGEGGTIIIEEAEKVLASEFPDLSIKLVVPDEKTKRHGQAVAAASLAAV
- a CDS encoding porin encodes the protein MKHHTIRLKTAAVVACGLSSIAFAGEPAVEPAPAESGSMFQDFDFCTWLSSKPGTIKGIPENPVIQSIVFEGRYHWNAAYVDGEGTNGQDFSEDYTDARRFRLGAKIGFLNYFAYKGVVNLVDDQRFNGGDLEYDYVDFDESYFTFDALKAFSLSNLDVLTVNVGRIKWHGGLEARTSSNALLTVERSAISNKLYQSARPTGVFVNAVKGPVNAVLGIYSTDEGTDEFGVDSGNVEGWGGWNDGLMYNAELIYSATDDLRIGWELIYNNADERLANEDSLLDYRWATTLSAEYAIGNGGVNVEGFLGDNGGSEMQSNAARRGSFWGFVATPYYWIVPAKLQAVVQYTYAGAEEDQGVRLNSRYVRATNYGGGGNPNIVNGGRGDELHTVYAGLNYLICGDNLKVQAGVEYSHLSTPGVGNGQVDALTYLFGFRTFF
- a CDS encoding phosphate ABC transporter substrate-binding protein produces the protein MRNTIRFAAASLFAGAMLAATAGAQTISIKGSDTLGAKLVPQLAESFKSKNGGVKFEIAAEGSSTAFPALANGTAQIGMSSRKAKSDEITAARAKGIKLNEVEACHDMIVVVVNKSNPVKQLTKDQVAKIFTGAVKDWSEVGGAPGPISIYTRNTSSGTYKDWQTLAMKGKNYAGSSQKLAGNEQIAEEVSKNKNGIGYVGLAYSKKGGIQPVKIDGVEPVAANAKKYAYSRACYFYVPENADATTKSFVDFAISKDGQKIAENLGFVPNH
- the pstC gene encoding phosphate ABC transporter permease subunit PstC, producing MSESSSSTQVPLGHPFRRKGRGTDGLIKSFFAGNAGLTIVILILIIVFLVREGAGFFPAYRTELELYRKAGLEFVDIPRKDLEAHEQMSSLLNRAYYAQVNDACRREFQRSQEASALMTYVGEGVAPAQSALQRVAEGAGENGIPPELQKSLTDKYKQLLEEALAGKRGEGLPPTPHLTNEEREGLLAALRSRDPLSTDDPPLVTTLQEELSTRQAAAAEPLSAFREVIDAFAETSSTLDAVVSESGDLVKATKEAATLHEIETTKRATLLAAAAKTKDAAAKAQLELEAEEAVTTEPVDFKTSLAPVLARLPEIRQANAAMQASAAEIESKLPAKLEDGKADRYLSTFRKALPEYNRELGDTIAQAEAWKSDKPVGLWATITGFITGRDWITGGEWQDFYGIVPLFAGSAIIALIALALAIPLGVGAAVYTNQLAGRRQQNFIKPTIEFLQAIPSVVLGFLGIAVLGTVLQETSMKDAFSWVPGFPIQQRLNMFTAGCLLGLMAIPTIFSLSEDALNNVPSAFAEASDALGASKLQTVFRVVCPAAISGILAAVLLGLGRVIGETMVVLLVAGNRIEIPDFTEGLGVFFQPAHTLTGIIAQELGEVPFGSVHYRALFVVGMVLFIIVLGINWTAQRLLHKFRIGHD
- the pstA gene encoding phosphate ABC transporter permease PstA gives rise to the protein MDNPEQLIRKGVHHEALKENAVKGFLGGLTWGIVIIALLIFGRICWDGLPVLLKPEFPFVDVAFLTEKTQTLHVFDDSAGTRFSLPATEYHAWVDKNGAEAVFNEQTYAYSGGGIAGPIVGTALLTLVSIVLALFFGVAAAIYLSEYAKQGRFINLVRLAILNLAGVPSIVFGLFGFAVFVLAAPVFTDTPSDRSLFAIPLGFTYFSFQGWNSSLIAGSATLACMILPVIITASEESLKAVPQGFREASLALGATRWHTIRKCVLPFALPGILTSSVLSLARAAGETAPIMFTAAVAAKDTFPWEGDGGFFGVFQSQVQALPYHIYTLAARIPTSEYTERAQYGSVFVFLVMIFMFSTLSIILRNRVRAKLKW
- the pstB gene encoding phosphate ABC transporter ATP-binding protein PstB, coding for MVNGSPTNGTPAIAIDQLRFNYGEKQVLHDISLDIQSREITAFIGPSGCGKSTLLRCLNRINDRIPGARITGGAIKIAGIDISRPDLDIQVLRRRVGMVFQKWNPFPKSIYDNIAYGLRIHGEKNSKVLDERVEYCLRVVALWDDVKDRLHSSAFGLSGGQQQRLCIARTIATKPDIILMDEPCSALDPLSTLKVEELLLELKKNYTIVIVTHNLAQASRCSDRTAFFYLGKLIEFGETQKMFSNPTVKQTEAYVSGAFG
- a CDS encoding type 1 glutamine amidotransferase domain-containing protein; translated protein: MKTEKLSSKHDLHGVRVAVLATDGFEQSELMVPVDALESCGARVDIITPEGDGIRGWDEENWGQIIAADHSLDDVAPEDYHALLLPGGVLNSDALRMLPDAREFVSWFFKDDKHVFVICHGSQVLIDAGVVKGRTMTSYKAIATDLKNAGAKWKDEEVVHDGKLISSRSPDDLPAFCAAVCSALDHAKSAVGSR